In Astatotilapia calliptera chromosome 16, fAstCal1.2, whole genome shotgun sequence, one genomic interval encodes:
- the LOC113008255 gene encoding sterile alpha motif domain-containing protein 9-like: protein MADQGEMKCQEDDLSSDIQDWSKHQVRQWVLQLDRVDDKVAEILFNEDINGESLLLLDTTDLTKIGVTFGPAKLLIRARDEVVKFKKEEPVGSRNQPGKPCKPYPFCRYHDTFRYTESSILDVTESGASDLIEPCHEYKAFTSTTEETKMKKFTSEVIRFAAACMNSRTNGTIHFGIGDKPEFTHGQVLGVVVEDREAFANELKSAINGCFEHKHKQAAQTCIKPPRFVEVLNKNTTLSDKCVIEVDVVPETTICKENGYHTNTIKKGKKKGKMKETESEPSKCFFIRDGGSSRDLLVQPNKREYEQFLESMAQQLELRKKAEEKHLSVIKNSTQGSRLSHMITGGSLSLDKSNVEQYVIITNKSYPSQLDYLKFLVDLNPTAVLDFDPESAKEGLEQYFDQQSPVNIHSPARYKITEGVEDIANKLKLTQNTSWVFCNGGIEHELPSDIDQWLMDKGASIRDVISFLCRKDVLPNKRFLVIFLILSRVSEKMDPLVETFSTFWQELRGTDQILCICDNDKAFNSWRDLIEARCGINISGRCIHDLSFAEVNGTILSLWSENRRSSRFLPCGGGSKVLFEKKVERSLSTLDVLCVNQCEGGNEEKNVIEENFYKGGKVTWWNFYFSEQPGSTPFIKRDHFDYIKDTIIPDLSSLRKACVLFNLMHVPGCGGTTLAMHILWSLRNTFRCAVLRNNNADFAEVASQVTKLLMYKYQEQLPSVPVLLMIDDFDDMEKVFDLQQLIEKECEEKKIQSKSAQVVVLNCMRSESSETTGQTADTVFIGNNLSEREQKQFEEKLVEIEKTYKNTETFYGFMIMKKNFKSEYIESVVRNTLKSFNMNQKNAQLLAVLVLLDVYCHGASLSVSLCEEFLDLQPKPFCGSNKVECGFGKFSTFITSCSVQGKVVFRAVKMIHSRIAKQCLLELKATHNVKKVEIADLLLNTDTFYESTQGKSKLLQDVHHILVKRYHELEESQFSPLIQDIAHETPGLEEMVLKNASKRYEKDPIVSQLLARYYYLRKKDFVEAKFWAKKAKDLYKDNSYIADTSAQVIKHELKNAIADCKEEPIRPEKLKTLLKLAQSALEAFQETQNLAKKESLQRLQIKTDNCTFNTSGCLGEIQVGVLVTDVLAKTPVFSSDGLRHDIMSQVLSGDLKLYDLESKDRWHTKNKPYYVILKQFEDVLYNLKYRMKKNIDFLDNFYVNLGSRFGMKDSREQMSQNELFRCFRNYAKVFCKTDSASLLKNKTLYTKLELHQTRQFLEEEKADTYSGILSCLSNETSTAKLEKIARQYLFIWQCNPTPKEKVNFIYVNVVLSRLKLGSHLLQPYETMVNLLPQVLCGQIPLSESLPLYFIAVLLLWPEPNRPVYRELGRYISQMKTSYHAEMKEVYNGKSPVIHFLLGKKPGYERLVHIGEIKKCIVDGQQQFASMWGSGTIWKEKKVEELLYRVTGEVHSDCIMADTGLPVTPMYRSQISGHAEGSKVSFFIGFSMRGPVAFDIGQK, encoded by the exons ATGGCAGATCAAGGTGAAATGAAG TGCCAGGAAGATGATCTGTCATCAGACATACAAGATTGGAGTAAACATCAAGTGAGGCAATGGGTTCTCCAATTGGATCGCGTGGATGACAAAGTTGCTGAAATATTGTTTAATGAAGACATCAATGGTGAAAGTCTTCTGCTTTTAGATACAACTGACTTAACCAAAATTGGTGTGACTTTTGGACCGGCTAAACTTCTCATTCGTGCCAGAGATGAAgttgtgaaatttaaaaaagaagagccAGTAGGTTCTAGAAACCAGCCTGGGAAACCGTGCAAGCCGTATCCATTTTGTAGATACCACGATACATTCAGATACACGGAAAGCAGCATTCTTGATGTTACAGAATCAGGTGCCTCAGATTTGATTGAACCCTGCCATGAGTACAAAGCTTTCACCAGCACAACAGAAGAAACTAAAATGAAGAAGTTCACATCTGAGGTCATTCGCTTTGCAGCTGCCTGCATGAACAGCCGCACCAACGGCACCATACATTTTGGAATAGGAGACAAACCGGAGTTCACCCACGGTCAAGTGTTGGGAGTGGTTGTTGAGGACAGAGAGGCTTTTGCAAATGAACTAAAATCTGCCATTAATGGGTGTTttgaacataaacataaacaagcTGCTCAGACATGCATCAAACCTCCACGATTTGTTGaagttctcaacaagaacacgACATTATCTGACAAATGTGTCATAGAAGTCGACGTTGTTCCAGAGACTACGATCTGTAAAGAAAACGGCTACCACACAAACACCATAAAAAAGGGcaagaaaaaaggcaaaatgaaagaaactgaaTCAGAACCatcaaaatgtttctttatCCGTGATGGTGGTAGCAGCAGAGATCTTCTTGTGCAACCAAACAAGCGAGAGTACGAGCAGTTTCTAGAAAGTATGGCTCAGCAATTAGAACTCCGGAAAAAGGCAGAAGAGAAGCACCTCAGTGTGATAAAAAACAGCACTCAGGGCTCTAGactcagtcacatgatcactggTGGCTCTCTGTCTTTAGATAAATCAAATGTTGAGCAGTATGTGATAATAACTAACAAATCATACCCAAGCCAGTTAGATTATCTAAAATTTCTTGTAGATCTGAACCCAACAGCGGTGTTGGACTTTGATCCAGAATCAGCTAAAGAGGGATTAGAGCAATATTTTGACCAGCAGAGCCCAGTAAATATTCATTCACCGGCACGATATAAAATCACAGAAGGAGTTGAAGACATTGCGAACAAGTTGAAATTAAcgcaaaacaccagctgggTGTTCTGCAATGGAGGCATTGAGCATGAGTTGCCCTCAGACATTGACCAGTGGTTAATGGACAAGGGAGCCTCCATCAGAGATGTGATTTCCTTCTTGTGTCGCAAAGATGTCCTTCCAAACAAGAGGTTCCTcgtcatttttttaattttgtcaaGAGTAAGTGAGAAGATGGACCCCCTTGTGGAGACTTTCAGTACATTCTGGCAGGAACTCAGAGGCACAGATCAGATCCTTTGCATATGTGACAATGACAAAGCATTCAACTCCTGGAGAGACTTAATTGAGGCTCGATGTGGAATCAACATCTCAGGTAGATGCATACATGATCTCAGCTTTGCAGAAGTCAATGGCACTATCCTTAGCCTTTGGTCAGAGAATCGCAGATCCAGTCGTTTCCTACCGTGTGGTGGGGGAAGCAAAGTGCTATTTGAGAAGAAAGTGGAGCGAAGTCTGAGTACCTTAGATGTCCTTTGTGTGAACCAATGTGAAGgaggaaatgaggaaaaaaatgtgatagAGGAGAACTTCTACAAGGGTGGAAAGGTGACGTGGTGGAATTTTTATTTCTCGGAGCAGCCCGGATCCACACCGTTTATCAAACGAGACCACTTTGACTACATCAAGGATACAATCATACCTGATTTATCCTCTCTGAGAAAAGCCTGTGTGTTGTTTAACCTCATGCATGTACCTGGATGTGGTGGGACAACTTTGGCCATGCACATATTGTGGTCTCTCCGGAACACATTTCGTTGTGCTGTCCTCAGGAACAACAATGCTGACTTTGCTGAAGTAGCCAGTCAGGTGACCAAACTTCTCATGTATAAATATCAGGAGCAGCTGCCAAGTGTCcctgttttgctgatgatagATGACTTTGATGATATGGAAAAAGTATTTGACTTGCAGCAGCTCATTGAAAAAGAATGCGAAGAGAAAAAAATTCAGTCTAAGTCTGCGCAGGTGGTTGTCTTGAACTGCATGAGATCAGAGTCTTCTGAAACGACTGGGCAAACTGCAGATACTGTATTCATTGGAAATAATCTCTCTGAGAGGGAACAGAAACAGTTTGAGGAAAAACTAGTCGAAatagagaaaacttacaaaaacactgaaacattcTATGGTTTCATGATCATGAAGAAGAACTTTAAGTCAGAATACATTGAGAGTGTGGTCCGCAACACACTGAAGAGCTTCAATATGAATCAGAAAAATGCCCAGCTTCTTGCAGTTTTAGTTCTGTTGGATGTTTACTGCCACGGGGCCTCTCTatcagtctctctgtgtgaggaaTTCCTTGACCTTCAACCAAAACCGTTTTGTGGATCCAACAAAGTTGAATGTGGTTTTGGAAAATTTTCTACTTTTATAACCAGCTGTTCAGTTCAGGGTAAGGTAGTCTTCAGAGCTGTGAAAATGATTCACTCAAGAATTGCAAAGCAGTGTTTGTTGGAACTTAAAGCAACACACAATGTGAAAAAAGTTGAAATTGCTGACCTTCTGCTGAACACAGACACGTTTTATGAAAGCACACAAGGCAAAAgcaagctcctgcaagatgttcACCACATTTTGGTCAAGCGATATCATGAATTAGAGGAATCACAGTTCTCTCCACTCATTCAGGACATTGCACATGAAACACCTGGACTGGAAGAGATGGTGTTAAAAAATGCCTCAAAGAGATATGAGAAAGATCCCATTGTCTCCCAGTTACTCGCCCGGTACTATTACCTAAGAAAGAAAGATTTTGTAGAGGCAAAATTTTgggcaaaaaaagcaaaagatctTTACAAAGACAACTCCTATATTGCAGATACATCAGCACAAGTGATCAAGCATGAGCTCAAGAATGCCATTGCAGACTGCAAGGAAGAACCCATCCGTCCagagaaactgaaaacactTCTGAAACTGGCTCAGTCAGCATTGGAAGCATTCCAGGAAACACAGAACCTTGCAAAGAAGGAGTCACTCCAACGATtacaaatcaaaacagacaactGTACTTTCAACACCTCTGGCTGCCTGGGAGAAATTCAGGTTGGTGTGCTTGTCACTGATGTGCTGGCAAAGACCCCTGTGTTCTCTTCTGATGGTCTTCGTCATGACATAATGAGCCAGGTTCTTTCTGGAGATCTTAAACTTTACGACCTAGAAAGTAAGGATCGTTGGCACACCAAAAACAAACCCTACTATGTCATTCTGAAACAGTTTGAGGATGTACTTTACAACCTCAAATACAGGATGAAGAAGAACATAGACTTCCTTGACAATTTTTATGTAAATCTGGGCTCCAGATTTGGAATGAAAGATAGCCGTGAGCAAATGTCCCAAAATGAGCTTTTCAGATGTTTCAGAAATTATGCAAAGGTTTTCTGTAAGACAGATTCTGCATCTCTTTTGAAGAATAAAACCTTGTACACTAAGTTGGAACTACACCAGACGAGACAGTTCCTGGAAGAGGAAAAGGCTGACACCTATTCTGGGATTCTGAGCTGTCTCTCAAATGAAACCTCAACTGCAAAGTTGGAAAAGATTGCTAGACAGTATCTCTTTATTTGGCAGTGTAACCCAACTCCAAAGGAGAAAGTGAACTTTATCTATGTCAATGTTGTGTTGAGTCGTCTTAAACTGGGATCACATCTGTTACAGCCATATGAAACCATGGTAAATCTTCTCCCCCAAGTTCTTTGTGGGCAAATCCCACTGAGTGAGAGTTTGCCGCTCTACTTCATTGCAGTTCTGCTGTTATGGCCAGAGCCAAACCGTCCGGTATACAGAGAACTTGGAAGGTACATCTCACAGATGAAAACCTCTTATCATGCAGAGATGAAGGAAGTGTACAATGGCAAGAGTCCCGTTATTCATTTCCTCCTGGGAAAGAAGCCTGGTTATGAACGACTGGTCCACATTGGAGAGATCAAAAAGTGCATCGTGGATGGGCAACAGCAGTTTGCCTCCATGTGGGGAAGTGGCACAATATGGAAGGAGAAGAAGGTGGAGGAGCTCCTTTATAGGGTCACAGGGGAGGTGCATAGTGATTGCATAATGGCAGATACTGGTCTTCCAGTCACCCCAATGTATCGGAGCCAGATTAGTGGGCATGCAGAGGGGTCAAAAGTGTCATTCTTCATAGGTTTCTCCATGAGAGGACCTGTTGCATTTGACATTGGACAAAAATGA